A single genomic interval of Streptomyces graminofaciens harbors:
- a CDS encoding DUF3093 domain-containing protein yields MQLSASPYEERLTAPRTWWLVCFLVGVSMALILLPFGTLPLLAGLAGGTAAAAVAASSYGSVRIRVVGDALVAGEAKIPVSALGEPEILVPEEARAWRTYKADARAFMLLRAYIPTAIRIPVTDPADPTPYLYLSTREPERLAAALEAARTTA; encoded by the coding sequence ATGCAGCTCTCCGCCTCGCCGTACGAAGAACGCCTCACCGCTCCCCGCACCTGGTGGCTCGTGTGTTTCCTGGTCGGGGTGTCCATGGCCCTGATCCTGCTGCCGTTCGGCACGCTGCCCCTGCTGGCCGGCCTGGCCGGTGGCACCGCGGCCGCGGCGGTCGCGGCCAGCTCGTACGGCTCGGTCCGTATCCGCGTGGTCGGCGACGCCCTGGTGGCAGGCGAAGCGAAGATCCCGGTGAGCGCCTTGGGAGAGCCCGAGATCCTCGTGCCGGAGGAGGCCCGCGCCTGGCGCACCTACAAAGCCGACGCCCGCGCTTTCATGCTCCTGCGCGCCTACATCCCCACGGCCATCCGTATCCCGGTGACCGACCCGGCGGACCCGACGCCGTACCTGTACCTGTCGACGAGGGAGCCGGAGCGTCTGGCGGCGGCGCTGGAGGCGGCGCGCACGACGGCGTAG
- a CDS encoding DUF4193 domain-containing protein, translated as MATDYDTPRKTDDDVDSDSLEELKARRNDKSTSSVDVDEFEAAEGLELPGADLSNEELAVRVLPKQQDEFTCMSCFLVHHRSQLAREKNGQPICRDCD; from the coding sequence ATGGCAACGGATTACGACACCCCACGCAAGACCGACGACGACGTCGACTCGGACAGCCTGGAAGAACTCAAAGCCAGGCGGAACGACAAGTCGACCTCTTCGGTGGACGTCGACGAGTTCGAGGCCGCAGAGGGCCTGGAACTGCCGGGCGCCGACCTCTCGAACGAGGAGCTGGCCGTCCGAGTGCTGCCCAAGCAGCAGGACGAGTTCACCTGCATGAGCTGCTTCCTGGTGCACCACCGCAGCCAGCTGGCCCGCGAGAAGAACGGTCAGCCGATCTGCCGCGACTGCGACTGA
- a CDS encoding sensor histidine kinase, which translates to MTTTPAPPLAPPKPTWDPRRPQTSLPWLRPTIRIRLTLLYGGMFLIAGILLLSIIYLLAAQALHEGGGPSFQVTGANLDITSSTCPAVNTVPDSEINSVLKQCDAIERQQALDTLLSRSLLALLGLAVIAFAFGYAMAGRVLAPLGRITRTARAVAGSDLSRRIELDGPDDELKELADTFDDMLERLQRAFTAQQRFVGNASHELRTPLAINRTLLEVHLSDPHAPTELQQLGRTLLATNERSEQLVEGLLLLARSDNQIVERKPVDLAEVASQAIDQVRTEADAKGVEIRGEHAPAVVQGNGVLLERIALNLVQNAVRYNVAEGGWVEVTTELQHGRAVLVVTNTGPVVPAYEIDNLFEPFRRLRTERTGSDKGVGLGLSIVRSVARAHGGHIAAQPREGGGLVMRVTLPV; encoded by the coding sequence GTGACGACGACACCCGCGCCGCCCCTGGCGCCTCCCAAACCCACCTGGGACCCCAGGAGGCCGCAGACCTCGTTGCCGTGGCTGCGCCCGACCATCCGCATAAGGCTCACGCTGCTCTACGGCGGCATGTTCCTGATCGCCGGGATCCTGTTGCTGTCGATCATCTACCTGCTGGCGGCGCAGGCGCTCCACGAGGGCGGCGGCCCGTCCTTCCAAGTGACCGGGGCCAATCTCGACATCACCAGTTCGACCTGCCCTGCCGTGAACACGGTGCCTGACAGCGAGATCAACTCGGTGCTCAAACAGTGTGACGCCATCGAGCGCCAGCAGGCCCTGGACACGCTGCTCAGCCGCTCGCTGCTGGCCCTGCTCGGCCTCGCCGTGATCGCGTTCGCCTTCGGCTACGCGATGGCGGGCCGGGTGCTCGCGCCGCTCGGCCGGATCACCCGCACCGCGCGCGCGGTGGCCGGCTCGGACCTGTCCCGCCGGATCGAGCTGGACGGTCCGGACGACGAGCTGAAGGAACTGGCGGACACCTTCGACGACATGCTGGAACGGCTCCAACGGGCCTTCACGGCCCAGCAGAGATTCGTCGGGAACGCCTCGCACGAACTGCGCACACCGCTCGCGATCAACCGCACACTGCTCGAGGTGCATCTGTCGGACCCGCACGCGCCCACGGAGCTCCAGCAGCTCGGCAGGACGCTGCTGGCCACCAACGAGCGCAGCGAACAGCTCGTGGAGGGCCTGCTGCTGCTCGCCCGCAGCGACAACCAGATCGTCGAGCGCAAGCCCGTGGACCTCGCCGAGGTCGCCTCCCAGGCCATCGACCAGGTGCGCACCGAGGCGGACGCCAAGGGCGTGGAGATCCGCGGTGAGCACGCCCCGGCGGTCGTCCAGGGCAACGGCGTACTGCTGGAGCGCATCGCGCTGAACCTCGTCCAGAACGCCGTGCGGTACAACGTGGCGGAGGGCGGCTGGGTCGAGGTGACGACGGAGCTGCAGCACGGCCGGGCGGTCCTGGTGGTCACGAACACGGGGCCCGTGGTCCCCGCGTACGAGATCGACAACCTCTTCGAGCCGTTCCGGCGGCTGCGTACGGAGCGCACGGGCAGCGACAAGGGTGTGGGCCTCGGCCTGTCCATCGTCCGGTCCGTGGCGCGCGCCCACGGCGGTCATATCGCCGCTCAGCCGCGTGAGGGAGGCGGGCTCGTGATGCGCGTGACCCTACCTGTCTGA
- a CDS encoding response regulator transcription factor — protein sequence MRVLVVEDEQLLADAVATGLRREAMAVDVVYDGAAALERIGVNDYDVVVLDRDLPLVHGDDVCRRVVELGMPTRVLMLTASGDVSDRVEGLEIGADDYLPKPFAFSELIARVRALGRRTSVPLPPVLERAGIKLDPNRREVFRDGKEVQLAPKEFAVLEVLMRSEGAVVSAEQLLEKAWDENTDPFTNVVRVTVMTLRRKLGEPPVIVTVPGSGYRI from the coding sequence GTGCGCGTACTCGTCGTCGAGGACGAGCAGCTGCTCGCGGATGCGGTGGCCACGGGACTCCGCCGGGAGGCCATGGCCGTCGACGTCGTGTACGACGGCGCGGCCGCCCTGGAGCGCATCGGCGTCAACGACTACGACGTGGTCGTCCTCGACCGAGACCTCCCGCTCGTGCACGGCGACGACGTCTGCCGCCGGGTCGTCGAGCTGGGAATGCCCACGCGCGTGCTGATGCTCACCGCCTCCGGCGACGTCAGCGACCGCGTCGAGGGCCTGGAGATCGGCGCCGACGACTACCTGCCCAAACCGTTCGCGTTCAGCGAGCTGATCGCACGCGTGCGCGCCCTCGGACGGCGTACGAGCGTGCCGCTGCCGCCCGTCCTGGAGCGCGCCGGCATCAAGCTCGACCCCAACCGCCGAGAGGTGTTCCGCGACGGCAAGGAGGTCCAGCTCGCGCCCAAGGAGTTCGCCGTTCTGGAGGTGCTCATGCGCAGCGAGGGAGCGGTGGTCTCCGCCGAGCAGCTGCTGGAAAAGGCCTGGGACGAGAACACCGACCCGTTCACCAACGTCGTGCGCGTGACGGTCATGACGCTGCGCCGCAAGCTCGGTGAGCCGCCGGTCATCGTCACCGTGCCCGGCTCCGGCTACCGGATCTGA
- a CDS encoding inositol monophosphatase family protein: MTDKPEQPGGLKAELLEIALDAAHRAGAFLRDGRPEDLGVAATKSSAVDVVTEMDIASEKLITGLLAERRPDDGVLGEEGASVEGTSGVQWVIDPLDGTVNYLYGLPSWAVSIAVRVDGETVVGVVYAPMRGETYRAVLGEGAYVNDHPARVRPAPDLELALVGTGFGYRAERRARQADVVRALIPHVRDIRRGGSAAIDLCDVALGRLDAYYERGLNPWDYAAGDLIAREAGALTGGRPSEPLSPDLTVAAPPGLFEVLQSRLDELGAWHD; the protein is encoded by the coding sequence GTGACCGACAAGCCGGAGCAGCCGGGCGGCCTGAAGGCCGAACTGCTGGAGATCGCCCTCGACGCCGCCCATCGCGCGGGAGCCTTCCTGCGCGACGGCCGGCCTGAGGACCTCGGTGTGGCCGCCACCAAGTCCAGCGCGGTCGACGTCGTCACCGAGATGGACATCGCCTCCGAGAAGCTGATCACCGGTCTGCTGGCCGAGCGCCGCCCGGACGACGGCGTGCTCGGCGAGGAGGGCGCGAGCGTCGAGGGCACCAGCGGTGTCCAGTGGGTGATCGACCCCCTCGACGGCACGGTCAACTACCTGTACGGCCTGCCCAGTTGGGCCGTCTCCATCGCGGTCCGGGTGGACGGCGAGACGGTCGTCGGCGTCGTTTACGCCCCGATGCGCGGCGAAACCTACCGGGCCGTCCTCGGTGAGGGCGCGTACGTCAACGACCACCCCGCGCGCGTACGCCCCGCCCCCGACCTGGAGCTGGCCCTGGTCGGCACGGGCTTCGGCTATCGCGCCGAGCGCCGCGCCCGCCAGGCCGACGTGGTCCGCGCGCTGATCCCCCACGTGCGCGACATCCGCCGTGGCGGCTCGGCCGCGATCGACCTGTGCGACGTGGCCCTGGGCCGTCTGGACGCGTACTACGAGCGCGGGCTCAACCCCTGGGACTACGCGGCGGGCGACCTCATCGCCCGGGAAGCGGGCGCCCTGACCGGTGGACGCCCGTCAGAGCCCCTCTCACCCGATCTGACGGTCGCGGCCCCGCCCGGCCTCTTCGAGGTCCTCCAGAGCCGCCTGGACGAGCTGGGCGCCTGGCACGACTGA
- a CDS encoding ferrochelatase gives MRDALEATPHGATPYDALLLLSFGGPEGPDDVVPFLENVTRGRGIPKERLKEVGQHYFLFGGVSPINDQNRALLDALRKDFAEHGLDLPVYWGNRNWAPYLTDTLREMVADGRRRILVLATSAYASYSGCRQYRENLADSLAALEAEGLELPRIDKIRHYFNHPGFLEPMIDGVLESLADLPEDVRDGAHIAFCTHSIPNASADTSGPVEDHGDGGAYVEEHLDVSKLVVEAVRERTGVEHPWQLVYQSRSGAPHIPWLEPDICDHLEELHGAGAPAVVMAPIGFVSDHMEVLYDLDTEARAKGEELGLPVRRSATVGADPRFAAAIRDLVLERAATERGESVAPCALGALGASHNLCPVGCCPARAPQPAAAGVDSPYA, from the coding sequence ATGCGAGACGCGCTCGAAGCCACCCCCCACGGTGCCACCCCCTACGACGCCCTGCTCCTGCTCTCCTTCGGCGGTCCCGAGGGCCCGGACGACGTGGTTCCGTTCCTGGAGAACGTGACGCGGGGCCGCGGCATCCCCAAGGAACGCCTCAAGGAAGTCGGGCAGCACTACTTCCTGTTCGGCGGGGTCAGCCCCATCAACGACCAGAACCGCGCCCTGCTCGACGCCCTCCGCAAGGACTTCGCCGAGCACGGCCTGGACCTGCCGGTCTACTGGGGCAACCGCAACTGGGCGCCCTATCTGACCGACACCCTGCGCGAGATGGTCGCCGACGGGCGCCGCCGCATCCTGGTCCTCGCCACCAGCGCGTACGCCTCGTACTCGGGCTGCCGCCAGTACCGCGAGAACCTGGCCGACTCGCTCGCCGCCCTGGAGGCCGAGGGCCTGGAGCTGCCGAGGATCGACAAGATCCGGCACTACTTCAACCACCCCGGCTTCCTTGAGCCCATGATCGACGGCGTCCTGGAGTCCCTCGCCGACCTCCCCGAGGACGTCCGTGACGGCGCGCACATCGCCTTCTGTACCCACTCGATCCCGAACGCGTCCGCGGACACCTCCGGCCCGGTCGAGGACCACGGGGACGGCGGCGCGTACGTCGAGGAGCACCTGGACGTCTCGAAACTCGTCGTCGAGGCCGTGCGCGAGCGGACCGGCGTCGAGCACCCCTGGCAGCTCGTCTACCAGTCCCGCTCCGGGGCCCCGCACATCCCGTGGCTGGAGCCGGACATCTGCGACCACCTGGAGGAGTTGCACGGCGCCGGGGCCCCGGCCGTCGTGATGGCGCCCATCGGCTTCGTCTCGGACCACATGGAGGTCCTGTACGACCTCGACACCGAGGCCAGGGCGAAGGGCGAGGAGCTGGGCCTGCCGGTGCGCCGCTCGGCCACCGTGGGCGCCGACCCCCGGTTCGCCGCCGCGATCCGCGACCTCGTCCTGGAGCGTGCCGCGACCGAGCGGGGCGAGTCCGTCGCGCCCTGCGCCCTCGGCGCGCTCGGCGCGAGCCACAACCTGTGCCCGGTCGGCTGCTGCCCGGCCCGCGCCCCACAGCCCGCCGCCGCGGGCGTCGACAGTCCGTACGCGTGA
- a CDS encoding MFS transporter produces the protein MPSPYTALFAAPGTKGFTAAGLLGRMPLSMMGIGVVTMISQLTGRYGLAGALSATIALSAAVIGPQISRLVDQHGQRQVLRPATLFALAAAAGLLFAAHYGWPDWVLYICSAGIGCVPSLGAMTRARWAALYRGTPQLHTAYSFESVVDEVCFIFGPIFSIGLSTAWFPEAGPLLAACFLAAGVFWLTAQRATEPEPHPREHHDEGRSALRSPGLQVLVATFVATGAIFGAVDVVTVAFADERGHKAAASVVLAVYAAGSCLAGIVFGLLRFTGAAELRWLLGVCGMAVSMIPLLLVGNLPFLAVALFVAGLSIAPTMITTMSLIEEHVPRAQLTEGMTWVSTGLAVGVALGSSASGWVIDTAGADAGYGVPAVSGAVAVTVGFFGYRRLRRPAPRRGGPHEHHSDREERHVA, from the coding sequence GTGCCCAGCCCCTACACCGCCCTGTTCGCCGCTCCCGGCACCAAGGGCTTCACCGCCGCGGGCCTCCTCGGCCGGATGCCCCTGTCGATGATGGGCATCGGCGTGGTCACGATGATCTCCCAGCTCACCGGGCGGTACGGCCTCGCGGGCGCCCTGTCGGCGACCATCGCGCTCTCCGCCGCCGTGATCGGCCCGCAGATCTCGCGCCTGGTCGACCAGCACGGGCAGCGGCAGGTGCTGCGCCCCGCGACGCTCTTCGCCCTGGCCGCCGCCGCGGGCCTGCTGTTCGCCGCGCACTACGGGTGGCCGGACTGGGTGTTGTACATCTGCTCGGCCGGCATCGGCTGTGTGCCGAGCCTCGGCGCGATGACCCGCGCGCGCTGGGCGGCCCTGTACCGAGGCACCCCGCAACTGCACACCGCGTACTCCTTCGAGTCCGTGGTGGACGAGGTCTGCTTCATCTTCGGGCCGATCTTCTCCATCGGGCTGTCGACCGCGTGGTTCCCGGAGGCCGGTCCACTGCTCGCCGCCTGCTTCCTCGCCGCGGGCGTCTTCTGGCTGACGGCCCAGCGCGCCACCGAGCCGGAGCCGCACCCGCGTGAGCATCACGACGAGGGTCGCTCGGCACTGCGCTCGCCCGGACTTCAGGTCTTGGTGGCCACGTTCGTGGCGACCGGGGCGATCTTCGGAGCCGTCGACGTGGTCACCGTGGCCTTCGCGGACGAGCGGGGCCACAAGGCCGCCGCGAGCGTGGTCCTGGCGGTCTACGCGGCCGGTTCGTGTCTCGCGGGCATCGTCTTCGGGCTGTTGCGCTTCACCGGAGCCGCCGAGCTTCGCTGGCTGCTGGGTGTCTGCGGCATGGCCGTGAGTATGATCCCACTCCTACTGGTCGGAAACTTGCCGTTTCTGGCCGTGGCGCTCTTCGTCGCGGGCCTGTCCATCGCACCCACGATGATCACGACGATGTCCCTGATCGAAGAGCACGTACCACGCGCGCAACTGACCGAGGGCATGACCTGGGTGAGCACCGGGCTCGCGGTCGGGGTCGCGCTCGGCTCCTCCGCGTCCGGCTGGGTGATCGACACGGCCGGTGCGGACGCGGGGTACGGGGTTCCGGCGGTGTCCGGAGCCGTCGCGGTCACGGTCGGTTTCTTCGGGTACCGCCGGCTGCGCAGGCCGGCTCCAAGGCGGGGAGGGCCCCATGAGCACCACAGTGATCGGGAAGAGCGGCACGTGGCGTAA
- a CDS encoding D-arabinono-1,4-lactone oxidase, producing MSTTVIGKSGTWRNWAGNVTARPVREVTPASVEELAAAVRQAAEDDLRVKAVGTGHSFTAAAATDGVLIRPQLLTGIRKIDRDAMTVTVEAGTPLKRLNAALAREGLSLTNMGDIMEQTVSGATSTGTHGTGRESASIAAQIKGLELVTADGSVLTCSETGTDEERAVFASARVGIGALGIITAITFAVEPLFLLTAREEPMPFEKVLADFDELWAENEHFEFYWFPHTGNTNTKRNNRSAGPERPVPQLNSWFEDEFLSNGVFQVANWVGQAVPATIPTIAQISSRALSARTYTDIPYKVFTSPRRVRFVEMEYAVPREALAETLRELKAMVDKSNLRISFPVEVRTAPADDITLSTASGRDSAYIAVHMVKGTPYQAYFTAAERIFTAHEGRPHWGKVHTRDADYFSKVYPRFGEFTALRDRLDPDRRFQNDYLRRVLGP from the coding sequence ATGAGCACCACAGTGATCGGGAAGAGCGGCACGTGGCGTAACTGGGCGGGGAACGTCACCGCCCGGCCCGTACGGGAGGTCACCCCTGCCTCGGTGGAGGAACTCGCCGCCGCCGTACGGCAGGCCGCCGAGGACGACCTCAGGGTGAAGGCCGTCGGCACGGGCCACTCCTTCACGGCCGCCGCCGCGACCGACGGTGTGTTGATCCGCCCTCAACTGCTGACCGGCATACGCAAGATCGATCGCGATGCCATGACCGTCACCGTCGAGGCCGGCACCCCGCTCAAGCGTCTCAACGCGGCGCTCGCGCGTGAGGGTCTGTCGCTCACCAACATGGGCGACATCATGGAGCAGACGGTGTCCGGCGCGACCAGCACCGGCACGCACGGCACCGGTCGCGAGTCGGCCTCGATCGCCGCCCAGATCAAGGGCCTTGAGCTGGTCACCGCCGACGGCTCTGTCCTCACCTGTTCCGAGACGGGGACCGACGAAGAACGAGCCGTCTTCGCCTCCGCCCGGGTCGGCATCGGCGCGCTGGGGATCATCACCGCGATCACCTTCGCCGTGGAGCCCCTCTTCCTGCTCACGGCACGGGAGGAGCCGATGCCGTTCGAGAAGGTGCTGGCCGACTTCGACGAACTCTGGGCCGAGAACGAGCACTTCGAGTTCTACTGGTTCCCGCACACCGGCAACACCAACACCAAGCGCAACAACCGCAGCGCAGGCCCGGAAAGGCCGGTGCCCCAGCTGAACAGCTGGTTCGAGGACGAGTTCCTCTCCAACGGCGTCTTCCAGGTGGCCAACTGGGTCGGCCAGGCCGTGCCCGCGACCATCCCGACGATCGCCCAGATCTCCAGCCGGGCCCTGTCCGCGCGGACCTACACCGACATCCCCTACAAGGTCTTCACCTCTCCGCGCCGGGTGCGCTTCGTGGAGATGGAGTACGCCGTGCCGCGCGAGGCGCTGGCGGAGACACTCCGTGAACTGAAGGCGATGGTGGACAAGTCGAACCTGCGGATCAGCTTTCCCGTGGAGGTCCGCACCGCCCCGGCCGACGACATCACGCTCTCCACGGCCTCCGGTCGCGACAGCGCGTACATCGCCGTCCACATGGTCAAGGGCACGCCTTATCAGGCGTACTTCACCGCCGCCGAGCGGATCTTCACCGCGCACGAGGGCCGGCCGCACTGGGGCAAGGTGCACACCCGCGACGCGGATTACTTCTCCAAGGTGTACCCCCGCTTCGGCGAGTTCACCGCTCTGAGGGACCGGCTCGACCCCGACCGGCGCTTCCAGAACGACTACTTGCGCCGCGTCCTGGGTCCGTAG
- the sepH gene encoding septation protein SepH: MPELRVVAVSNDGTRLVLKAADATEYTLPIDERLRAAVRGDRPRLGQIEIEVESHLRPRDIQARIRAGATAEEVAQLAGIPVDRVRRFEGPVLAERAFMAERARKTPVRRPGENAAGPQLGEAVQERLLLRGAEKDTVQWDSWRRDDGTWEVLLVYCVAGEPHSASWTYDPPRRLVQAVDEEARSLIGESDDLGAPEPSFPFVPRIARLPRDRPLDRQAERPALPGQSSELDEESVSERERDSLTSILEAVPSYRGDLVVPELPSGEPQEESVEEAAEEESAAPAASAGSAYADVLMPPRSVNGHRDRLIGATDRQAEADGVRPGRRAAVPSWDEIVFGTRRKKQE, translated from the coding sequence ATGCCCGAACTGCGTGTCGTGGCCGTCTCCAATGACGGCACACGGCTGGTGCTGAAGGCTGCCGACGCAACGGAGTACACGCTTCCGATCGACGAACGGCTGCGCGCCGCCGTCCGCGGCGACCGCCCGCGCCTCGGCCAGATCGAGATCGAGGTCGAGAGCCATCTCCGCCCCCGTGACATCCAGGCGCGTATACGCGCGGGTGCGACGGCCGAGGAGGTCGCGCAGCTCGCCGGTATCCCCGTCGACCGCGTGCGCCGCTTCGAGGGACCCGTCCTCGCCGAGCGCGCCTTCATGGCCGAGCGGGCGCGCAAGACGCCTGTCCGCCGCCCCGGTGAGAACGCGGCGGGGCCACAGCTCGGAGAAGCCGTCCAGGAGCGGCTGCTGCTGCGCGGCGCCGAGAAGGACACCGTCCAGTGGGACTCGTGGCGCCGCGACGACGGCACCTGGGAAGTCCTGTTGGTCTACTGCGTCGCGGGTGAGCCCCACTCGGCGAGCTGGACGTACGACCCGCCCCGGCGGCTCGTCCAGGCCGTCGACGAGGAGGCGCGCTCGCTGATCGGCGAGTCCGACGACCTCGGCGCGCCCGAGCCCAGCTTTCCGTTCGTACCGAGGATCGCGCGGCTTCCGCGTGATCGCCCCCTGGACCGCCAGGCGGAACGTCCCGCCCTGCCCGGGCAGTCGTCCGAGCTCGACGAGGAGAGCGTCAGCGAGCGCGAACGTGACTCGCTCACCAGCATTCTGGAAGCCGTGCCGAGCTATCGCGGCGACCTGGTGGTGCCCGAACTCCCCTCCGGGGAGCCTCAGGAGGAGTCCGTCGAGGAAGCGGCGGAGGAGGAGTCCGCGGCCCCTGCCGCCTCGGCCGGTTCCGCCTACGCGGACGTCCTCATGCCGCCGCGGTCGGTCAACGGCCACCGCGACCGGCTCATCGGCGCCACCGACCGCCAGGCCGAGGCCGACGGCGTCCGGCCGGGCCGCCGCGCGGCGGTGCCGAGCTGGGACGAGATCGTGTTCGGCACACGGCGCAAGAAACAGGAGTAG
- a CDS encoding sulfurtransferase, which translates to MNAIISAAELADELAGSNPPVLLDVRWQLGGPKLRTEYEKAHLQGAVFVDLDSELAGPAGDGGRHPLPDLEVFGAAMRAAGVCADRDVVVYDGGLGWAAARAWWLLRWTGHPSVRVLDGGLAAWDGPLTDKIPEPFPGTFAPAPGTLPLLDADGAAALARSGLLLDARAAERYRGDVEPIDPVGGHIPGAVSAPTTENVTESGRFRPAADLADRFESLGATGATEVGVYCGSGVSGAHQVLALAVAGIPAALYVGSWSEWSRDGDRPVATGPDPQ; encoded by the coding sequence ATGAACGCCATCATTTCCGCAGCCGAACTCGCCGACGAGCTGGCGGGATCCAATCCGCCCGTCCTCCTGGACGTCCGCTGGCAGTTGGGTGGCCCGAAGCTGCGCACCGAGTACGAGAAGGCGCATCTGCAGGGAGCCGTTTTCGTCGATTTGGATTCCGAACTCGCCGGCCCGGCCGGCGACGGAGGCAGGCACCCGCTGCCCGACCTGGAGGTCTTCGGCGCGGCGATGCGGGCCGCCGGAGTCTGCGCCGACCGGGACGTCGTCGTGTACGACGGCGGTCTGGGCTGGGCAGCCGCGCGCGCGTGGTGGCTGCTCCGCTGGACGGGACACCCGTCGGTACGCGTCCTGGACGGCGGCCTTGCGGCCTGGGACGGTCCGCTGACCGACAAGATCCCGGAGCCGTTCCCCGGCACCTTCGCCCCGGCCCCGGGCACCCTCCCGCTGCTCGACGCGGACGGCGCGGCCGCGCTGGCCCGTTCGGGGCTGCTGCTCGACGCGCGCGCGGCCGAGCGGTACCGCGGTGACGTGGAGCCCATCGACCCTGTCGGCGGCCACATCCCGGGCGCGGTGTCCGCACCGACCACCGAGAACGTGACCGAATCCGGTCGGTTCCGCCCGGCCGCCGACCTCGCCGACCGCTTCGAGTCCCTCGGCGCGACGGGCGCCACCGAGGTCGGCGTCTACTGCGGCTCAGGTGTCTCCGGCGCCCACCAGGTGCTCGCCCTGGCCGTCGCGGGCATCCCGGCGGCCCTGTACGTCGGCTCGTGGTCGGAGTGGTCCCGCGACGGCGATCGACCGGTGGCGACAGGCCCCGACCCGCAGTGA
- a CDS encoding VOC family protein has protein sequence MTEARGSTGLHGERHPPGTPCWVSLMVHGLATTQEFYGELFGWEFQPGPQQLGPYVRALLDGHEVAGIGQLPPDRHLPIAWTPYFASDDVDLTAETVRHCGGTVGVGPLDAGAAGRLAIASDPMGAVFGIWQAAELLGTDITGVPGTPAWDELLTYDSANVAKFYRTAFGYEEETVVSADLDPVTLNIKGHPVAGIHGVGNTLPRDRGAHWLTYFEVADTDEAATRAVELGGHVLTPPHDTPQGRVAKVTDPEGAVFALVHMVRGED, from the coding sequence ATGACCGAGGCACGGGGGTCGACCGGCCTGCACGGTGAGAGGCACCCGCCCGGCACACCCTGCTGGGTGAGTCTGATGGTGCACGGGCTGGCCACGACCCAGGAGTTCTACGGTGAGCTGTTCGGTTGGGAATTCCAACCCGGTCCCCAGCAGCTAGGGCCGTACGTGCGCGCACTGCTCGACGGGCATGAGGTGGCGGGCATCGGCCAGCTGCCGCCCGACCGGCACCTGCCCATCGCGTGGACGCCGTACTTCGCCTCGGACGACGTGGACCTGACTGCCGAGACGGTACGGCACTGCGGTGGCACGGTGGGGGTCGGTCCGTTGGACGCGGGCGCGGCCGGACGGCTGGCGATCGCCTCGGACCCCATGGGCGCGGTCTTCGGCATCTGGCAGGCCGCCGAACTCCTCGGCACGGACATCACGGGGGTGCCCGGTACCCCGGCCTGGGACGAACTCCTCACCTACGACTCCGCGAACGTCGCCAAGTTCTACCGGACCGCCTTCGGCTACGAGGAGGAGACGGTCGTCTCCGCCGACCTCGACCCCGTCACCCTCAACATCAAGGGCCACCCGGTCGCAGGCATCCACGGCGTCGGCAACACCCTCCCCCGCGACCGCGGCGCCCACTGGCTCACCTACTTCGAGGTCGCCGATACCGACGAGGCGGCCACCCGAGCGGTCGAACTGGGCGGCCATGTTCTGACCCCGCCCCACGACACCCCCCAGGGCCGTGTGGCCAAGGTGACGGACCCGGAGGGGGCGGTGTTCGCACTGGTGCACATGGTGCGGGGTGAAGACTGA
- a CDS encoding thymidine kinase gives MPELVFFSGTMDCGKSTLALQIEHNRSARGLQGMIFTRDDRAGEGKLSSRLGLVTDAVEVEDGQDLYAYLVDHLSKGRRADYVIADEAQFLAPEQIDQLARVVDDLGLDVYAFGITTDFRSKLFPGSQRLVELADRVEVLQVEALCWCGARATHNARTVGGHMVVEGAQVVVGDVNQAEAVGYEVLCRRHHRRRMTAATARAAALSPDVLPVSQT, from the coding sequence ATGCCCGAGCTTGTGTTCTTCTCCGGAACCATGGACTGCGGGAAGTCGACGCTGGCCCTCCAGATAGAGCACAACCGCTCCGCGCGCGGCCTCCAGGGCATGATCTTCACGCGTGACGACCGCGCGGGCGAGGGTAAGCTCTCCTCCCGCCTCGGCCTGGTCACGGACGCCGTGGAGGTCGAGGACGGCCAGGACCTCTACGCCTACCTCGTCGACCACCTCTCGAAAGGCCGCCGCGCGGACTACGTGATCGCGGACGAGGCGCAGTTCCTCGCCCCCGAGCAGATCGACCAACTGGCCCGCGTCGTCGACGACCTGGGCCTAGACGTCTACGCCTTCGGCATCACCACCGACTTCCGCTCCAAGCTCTTCCCCGGCTCCCAGCGACTCGTCGAACTCGCCGACCGGGTCGAGGTCCTCCAGGTCGAGGCCCTGTGCTGGTGCGGCGCCCGCGCCACCCACAACGCCCGCACCGTCGGCGGCCACATGGTCGTAGAGGGCGCCCAGGTGGTCGTAGGCGACGTCAACCAAGCGGAAGCCGTGGGCTACGAGGTCCTCTGCCGCCGCCACCACCGCCGCCGCATGACGGCGGCCACGGCCCGAGCGGCAGCCCTGTCCCCGGACGTACTGCCGGTGTCCCAGACCTAG